One window from the genome of Flavobacterium agricola encodes:
- a CDS encoding TolC family protein has translation MGDKLPWFQSYPGAYWSDYAAIGLNLNIPVFNGFSVRSKVRQAQNQIDIFDATIEDTKLALDLEVRNAVAQINNSLLTLNIQNENVVLAKDVFHNVENNYKNGLASLTDLLDAETAYADAQNNYTNAQLDYKLAEIQLIKAKGELQSLTK, from the coding sequence ATTGGAGATAAATTACCTTGGTTTCAGAGCTATCCGGGTGCTTATTGGTCAGATTATGCAGCTATTGGTTTAAACTTAAACATTCCGGTTTTTAACGGATTTAGCGTTCGTTCTAAAGTTAGACAAGCTCAAAATCAAATTGATATTTTTGATGCTACCATTGAAGACACCAAATTGGCTTTAGATTTAGAAGTTCGTAATGCAGTTGCTCAAATTAACAACAGCTTGCTTACGTTGAACATTCAAAACGAAAATGTGGTTTTAGCTAAAGATGTTTTTCATAATGTAGAAAATAATTATAAAAACGGCTTAGCATCGCTTACCGATTTATTAGATGCAGAAACAGCTTATGCAGATGCACAAAACAATTACACCAATGCACAACTAGATTATAAGTTGGCAGAAATACAATTAATAAAAGCAAAAGGAGAATTACAATCTTTAACAAAATAG
- a CDS encoding Y-family DNA polymerase, with translation MIALVDCNNFYVSCERVFQPQYNNQPVVVLSNNDGCVISRSEEAKALGIAMGAPEFKIKHELQANHVKIFSSNYALYGDLSSRVMDLLKQFAPATEVYSIDEAFLNYQGVQNICFETEGLQIKRTILKGLGIPTCIGFAPTKTLAKMANRIAKKFRERTQGVYIIDTDEKRIKALKWTKIEDVWGIGRRYAKKLQQQQIYTALDFVQPKNKPFIKQLMGVIGLRLFAELCGESVLPLEDASDIKKSIAVTRSFESKLSSFNDLAERVSTFATICSQKLRKQNACCYSMAVFIQENRFDTQIQNYHHSTVITLPYASNSALTLSNAALAALKNIYLPNKQYQKAGVVVMQLIPQHEKQFNLFVEEDARHQKLMQAIDRIHSKIGDRKVRLANQDLNRTWKMKQNHLSRNFTTNIHDIITVKC, from the coding sequence ATGATTGCTTTAGTAGATTGTAATAATTTTTACGTATCGTGTGAGCGCGTTTTTCAGCCGCAATATAACAACCAACCCGTTGTAGTACTTTCTAATAACGATGGCTGTGTTATTTCACGCAGTGAAGAAGCTAAAGCTTTAGGTATTGCCATGGGCGCTCCTGAATTTAAAATTAAACACGAGCTACAAGCCAATCACGTAAAAATTTTTTCGTCTAATTATGCCTTGTACGGCGATTTAAGCAGCCGCGTAATGGATTTGCTAAAGCAATTTGCGCCTGCTACCGAAGTTTATAGCATTGACGAAGCTTTTTTAAATTACCAAGGCGTACAAAATATTTGTTTTGAAACCGAAGGATTACAAATTAAACGCACCATTTTAAAAGGATTAGGTATTCCTACTTGCATTGGTTTTGCACCTACCAAAACTTTGGCTAAAATGGCCAATCGCATAGCCAAAAAATTCAGAGAGCGTACCCAAGGCGTTTATATAATTGATACCGACGAAAAACGGATAAAAGCTTTAAAATGGACTAAAATTGAAGATGTTTGGGGCATTGGCCGTAGATACGCCAAAAAACTGCAACAACAACAAATTTATACCGCGTTAGATTTTGTTCAGCCTAAAAATAAACCATTCATTAAACAACTTATGGGTGTAATTGGTTTGCGCTTGTTTGCCGAACTTTGCGGCGAAAGCGTTTTGCCCTTAGAAGATGCATCTGATATTAAAAAAAGCATTGCCGTAACACGCAGTTTCGAATCTAAATTATCTAGTTTTAATGATTTGGCCGAACGCGTTTCTACCTTTGCAACCATTTGTTCGCAAAAGCTGCGCAAACAAAATGCATGCTGTTATAGCATGGCCGTTTTTATTCAAGAAAACCGGTTCGACACGCAAATACAAAACTACCATCACAGCACCGTTATTACTTTGCCTTATGCATCTAATTCGGCCTTAACTTTAAGTAATGCAGCTCTTGCTGCGTTAAAAAATATTTACTTACCTAATAAGCAATATCAAAAGGCTGGGGTAGTAGTTATGCAACTTATTCCGCAGCACGAAAAACAATTTAATTTATTTGTTGAAGAAGATGCACGTCATCAAAAACTAATGCAAGCCATTGATCGGATTCATAGTAAAATTGGTGATCGTAAAGTACGATTAGCCAATCAGGATTTAAATAGAACCTGGAAAATGAAACAAAACCATTTATCACGTAACTTTACAACCAATATTCACGATATTATTACGGTAAAATGTTAA
- a CDS encoding polyprenyl synthetase family protein, translated as MRSVAEYQEILNNFLADIKIPTEPKNLYEPISYILSIGGKRMRPILTLMGAEIFDCDYKKAFHAATAVELFHNFSLIHDDIMDDAPLRRGHQTVHEKWNTNTGILSGDALLILAYQYFENYEPHIFRALAKIFSKTALEVCEGQQLDIDFEQRNDVAIDDYILMIKYKTAVLVAAALKMGAVVAETSDKNADLIYDFGLNLGIAFQLQDDYLDAFGDPLTFGKQVGGDIIENKKTFLYLKALELSDAETKKQLIALFNSNPENVTEKIETVKQHFTATKAVLHTQELIETYTLKAFKTLEDLDVPASKKQGLIDFGNMLMKRNV; from the coding sequence ATGCGAAGTGTTGCAGAATATCAAGAGATATTAAATAACTTTTTAGCCGATATAAAAATACCTACTGAACCTAAAAATTTATACGAACCTATATCTTATATTTTATCTATTGGAGGTAAGCGTATGCGCCCTATTTTAACGCTAATGGGTGCCGAAATATTTGATTGTGATTATAAAAAAGCTTTTCATGCAGCAACTGCGGTTGAATTGTTTCATAACTTTTCATTAATTCATGACGATATTATGGATGATGCGCCTTTGCGTCGTGGTCATCAAACCGTACATGAAAAATGGAATACCAATACCGGAATTTTATCTGGAGATGCCTTGCTAATTTTAGCATATCAATATTTTGAAAATTACGAACCGCACATTTTTAGAGCTTTAGCTAAAATTTTTAGTAAAACAGCTTTAGAAGTTTGTGAAGGGCAACAATTGGATATTGATTTTGAACAACGAAATGATGTGGCGATTGACGATTATATTCTCATGATTAAATACAAAACCGCTGTGTTGGTTGCGGCTGCCTTAAAAATGGGAGCAGTTGTTGCAGAAACATCTGATAAAAATGCCGATTTAATTTATGATTTTGGATTGAATTTAGGTATTGCATTTCAGTTACAAGACGATTATTTAGATGCTTTTGGTGATCCGTTAACTTTTGGTAAGCAAGTAGGGGGTGATATTATTGAAAACAAAAAAACCTTTTTATATTTAAAAGCTTTAGAATTGAGTGATGCTGAAACTAAAAAGCAGTTAATTGCCCTATTTAATAGTAATCCTGAAAATGTTACTGAGAAAATAGAAACTGTAAAACAACATTTTACAGCAACTAAAGCAGTGTTACATACGCAAGAATTAATAGAAACTTATACATTAAAAGCTTTTAAAACTTTAGAAGATTTAGATGTTCCTGCATCTAAAAAACAAGGATTAATAGATTTTGGAAATATGTTAATGAAACGTAACGTATAA
- a CDS encoding TolC family protein, with protein sequence MKIKLSLAFILFSALVLQAQIKKISLSEAINYALENKAESKKASLEVTNSEFLIQEARANALPQINATGSLTYNAILQQTALNFNGATQIIQMGRPWQSGAVVSLNQQLFNLAVFTGLKAAKTTREFYQINKNLSDEQVIEKVATSYYEVYKTKSQIETVNRTLANTEQVRDVIQNLYEAGLAKKIDLDRTNVAVNNIKSNKQQLENALSLRENALKYFIGMDIAENISVQDNTFEINGTALLTDVNVNLTNRTEFALLAKQRELLELNKKATRTRFTQFKLNSKLWLFRYWR encoded by the coding sequence ATGAAAATTAAGCTAAGCCTAGCTTTTATTTTATTTTCAGCGCTTGTATTGCAAGCACAAATAAAAAAAATATCTCTTTCTGAAGCTATAAATTATGCGTTAGAAAATAAGGCAGAATCTAAAAAAGCCAGTTTAGAGGTAACCAATTCTGAATTTTTAATTCAAGAAGCACGTGCCAATGCTTTACCGCAAATTAATGCAACCGGTTCGTTAACCTATAATGCCATTTTACAACAAACGGCTTTAAATTTTAATGGAGCAACACAAATAATACAAATGGGACGCCCATGGCAATCTGGAGCAGTTGTTTCTTTAAATCAACAATTATTCAACTTAGCTGTTTTTACAGGTTTAAAAGCTGCAAAAACAACGCGCGAATTTTATCAAATAAATAAAAATTTATCTGACGAGCAGGTTATAGAAAAAGTTGCAACTAGCTATTACGAAGTTTACAAAACCAAATCGCAAATAGAAACGGTAAATCGCACCCTAGCCAATACCGAACAAGTTCGTGATGTAATTCAGAATTTATACGAAGCGGGTTTGGCTAAAAAAATAGATTTAGACCGTACCAATGTTGCCGTTAACAATATTAAAAGTAACAAGCAGCAATTAGAAAATGCTTTATCGCTTCGTGAAAATGCATTAAAATATTTTATAGGAATGGATATTGCCGAAAACATTTCGGTACAAGACAATACATTCGAGATTAATGGCACTGCTTTACTAACCGATGTAAATGTTAATTTAACCAACCGCACCGAATTTGCTTTACTTGCCAAACAACGTGAATTGCTAGAATTAAACAAAAAAGCAACCCGCACAAGGTTTACCCAGTTTAAGCTTAACAGCAAATTATGGTTATTTAGGTATTGGAGATAA
- a CDS encoding efflux RND transporter permease subunit — MKVTEISIKRPSLILVLFIILTLGGLFSYQQMGYELVPKFDINVITIQTVYPGAAPAEVETSVTKIIEDAVASLENVKKIESKSFESVSVVMVTLNTGADVNFLLTDAQRKINAVINDLPDLAETPSINKFSLDDVPIMNLSVTSNLSEKELYDLLDQKIQPIFARVNGVAKVDMIGGEEREIQVGMYPERLEGYGLSILQVKQAIESANLDFPTGYTKSRDNRTTIRLSGKIKSIDELRNLPITTPKGVVIRLSDIADVQDGIKEIEKISRIDQENTILLQVFKQSDANAVAVSELIAKTINVVEADYKSNNVQIEVASDTTTYTLRAADNVMHDLLIAIVMVGIIMLLFLHSLRNALITMVAVPLCLVATFIGLYLMGYTLNLMSLLGLSLVVGILVDDAIVVLENIHRHMEMGKNKVRAAYDGASEIGFTVTAITLVIVVVFLPIANATGLVADILTQFCVTVMIATLLSLLVSFTIVPWLFSRFGKMEHLSNKTIFGRFILSFESVLNKFTHWVSGLLEWALASRMNKIITLLLVVVLFFASTIGLVGGGYIGSDFFPGNDKGEFYLQIEMNKDASIEKTNQMMLKAEEYLANNPAIEKMITTVGQASDGMINTSGSAYKAEVHIFIAPEYRDKESTKVFSAKLKREMENILVGAKIKTVQMGIMGAEQAPLNLTVIASSQPDALEFANKAADLLRKIPGASEVKLTSEDGNPEINVQVDRDKMNALGLNVATVGATMQMAFSGNTDTKFRADDTEYEINIRFDEYGRASINDIKNLVFINSQGQSIKLEQFADVTFSSGPTLLERRDKSPAVSIQAQVVGKPAGTIAQEWQAEFSKLELKPGVSFVWGGNMENQEEGFGTLGYALLASIILVYLVMVALYDSFVTPLVVLVSIPLSFIGALLFLALFNQTLNIFTILGIIMLIGLVAKNAIMLVDFANHKKELGFSTYDALVAANHARLRPILMTTIAMVVGMIPIAAATGDGADMNRGLALVIIGGLLSSLFLTLVIVPVVYTGFESLTRFFTKLFKIQQDVDYSAEMVADYIENENYVDEMGPKK; from the coding sequence ATGAAAGTAACAGAAATTTCAATTAAACGTCCCAGCTTAATTTTAGTATTATTTATCATACTAACGCTTGGAGGTTTATTTTCATACCAGCAAATGGGGTACGAATTAGTACCTAAATTTGACATTAACGTAATTACCATTCAAACGGTTTATCCGGGTGCTGCACCTGCCGAAGTAGAAACCAGCGTTACTAAAATTATAGAAGATGCAGTTGCATCGTTAGAAAACGTAAAGAAAATAGAATCTAAATCGTTCGAATCTGTTTCCGTGGTAATGGTAACCTTAAACACCGGTGCCGACGTAAACTTTTTGCTAACCGATGCACAGCGAAAAATTAATGCCGTTATTAACGATTTACCTGATTTGGCCGAAACACCATCTATCAACAAGTTTTCGTTAGATGACGTTCCGATCATGAACCTTTCGGTTACCTCAAACCTATCAGAAAAAGAATTATACGATTTATTAGATCAAAAAATTCAACCCATTTTTGCCCGTGTAAACGGTGTAGCAAAAGTTGATATGATTGGTGGTGAAGAACGCGAAATTCAGGTTGGTATGTACCCAGAGCGTTTAGAAGGTTATGGCTTATCTATTTTACAAGTAAAACAAGCTATTGAAAGTGCCAATTTAGATTTCCCAACCGGATATACCAAATCTCGAGATAACCGTACAACCATTCGTTTATCAGGTAAAATTAAATCTATTGATGAGCTTCGTAATTTACCAATTACGACACCAAAAGGAGTGGTAATTCGATTAAGCGATATTGCCGATGTTCAAGACGGAATTAAAGAAATTGAAAAAATTTCGCGTATTGATCAAGAAAACACCATTTTATTACAAGTTTTTAAACAATCTGATGCTAACGCTGTTGCCGTTTCAGAATTAATTGCCAAAACAATTAATGTAGTTGAAGCCGATTACAAAAGCAACAACGTACAAATTGAAGTTGCGTCAGATACCACAACTTATACCTTACGTGCCGCTGATAACGTAATGCACGATTTATTAATTGCCATTGTTATGGTGGGTATTATCATGCTATTGTTTTTACACAGCTTACGTAATGCCTTAATTACCATGGTTGCCGTACCATTATGTTTGGTTGCAACTTTTATTGGGTTGTACCTAATGGGTTATACGTTAAACTTAATGTCTTTATTAGGTTTATCTTTAGTAGTAGGTATTTTGGTGGATGATGCCATTGTGGTATTAGAAAACATTCACCGCCATATGGAAATGGGTAAAAACAAAGTTCGTGCAGCGTATGACGGTGCTTCAGAAATTGGATTTACCGTAACAGCAATTACCTTAGTTATTGTGGTAGTATTTTTACCAATTGCAAATGCTACAGGATTAGTTGCCGATATTTTAACACAATTCTGTGTTACCGTAATGATTGCAACTTTACTATCCTTATTAGTATCTTTTACCATTGTACCGTGGTTATTTTCGCGTTTCGGAAAAATGGAACATTTAAGTAACAAAACCATTTTTGGTCGTTTTATTTTAAGTTTCGAATCGGTATTAAACAAATTTACACATTGGGTAAGCGGTTTGTTAGAATGGGCTTTAGCGAGCAGAATGAACAAAATAATCACCTTGCTTTTGGTAGTTGTTTTATTTTTCGCATCAACCATTGGTTTAGTTGGGGGCGGTTATATTGGCTCTGACTTTTTTCCAGGAAATGATAAAGGTGAATTTTATTTACAAATTGAAATGAATAAAGATGCATCTATTGAAAAAACCAATCAAATGATGCTAAAAGCCGAAGAATATTTGGCGAACAACCCAGCAATTGAAAAAATGATTACTACGGTAGGACAAGCTTCTGACGGAATGATTAATACTTCAGGATCTGCGTACAAAGCCGAAGTACATATTTTTATTGCGCCAGAATATCGCGATAAAGAATCAACAAAAGTTTTCTCTGCCAAGCTAAAACGCGAAATGGAAAACATTTTAGTTGGTGCAAAAATTAAAACCGTACAAATGGGTATTATGGGAGCCGAACAAGCACCATTAAACTTAACGGTTATTGCATCATCACAACCTGATGCATTAGAATTTGCAAATAAAGCAGCCGATTTATTACGCAAAATTCCAGGTGCTTCTGAGGTAAAATTAACTTCTGAAGACGGGAATCCTGAAATTAACGTGCAGGTAGATCGCGATAAAATGAATGCGTTAGGATTAAACGTTGCAACGGTTGGTGCAACCATGCAAATGGCCTTTTCAGGAAACACAGATACCAAATTCCGTGCAGACGATACCGAATACGAAATTAACATTCGTTTTGACGAATACGGACGTGCCAGCATTAACGATATTAAAAACTTAGTTTTTATTAACTCGCAAGGACAATCTATCAAATTAGAACAATTTGCTGATGTAACATTCAGCTCAGGACCAACCTTATTAGAACGTCGAGATAAATCGCCAGCTGTTTCTATTCAGGCACAAGTTGTAGGTAAACCAGCCGGAACCATTGCGCAAGAATGGCAAGCAGAATTTAGTAAGTTAGAATTAAAACCAGGCGTTTCTTTTGTTTGGGGTGGAAATATGGAAAACCAAGAAGAAGGTTTTGGTACCTTAGGTTATGCCTTATTAGCTTCTATTATTTTAGTTTACTTGGTAATGGTTGCTTTGTACGACAGCTTTGTTACGCCATTAGTTGTATTGGTTTCTATTCCGCTTTCGTTCATCGGTGCTTTATTATTCTTAGCTTTATTCAACCAAACCTTAAACATTTTTACCATTTTAGGTATTATTATGCTTATTGGATTGGTAGCCAAAAACGCCATTATGTTGGTAGATTTTGCGAATCATAAAAAAGAATTGGGCTTTAGTACATACGACGCCTTAGTTGCAGCCAACCATGCCCGTTTACGTCCTATTTTAATGACCACCATTGCCATGGTTGTTGGTATGATTCCGATTGCAGCTGCAACCGGTGACGGAGCAGATATGAACCGCGGATTAGCTTTAGTAATTATTGGAGGTTTATTATCTTCTTTATTTTTAACTTTAGTTATTGTTCCTGTAGTTTATACTGGTTTTGAAAGTTTAACACGTTTCTTTACTAAGCTATTTAAAATACAACAAGATGTAGATTACAGCGCAGAAATGGTTGCTGATTATATAGAAAACGAAAATTATGTGGACGAAATGGGTCCTAAAAAATAA
- a CDS encoding efflux RND transporter periplasmic adaptor subunit, with protein MKKIIITGIVIVAALAGIMYVLNNNKEKNEAETAVVAETNAAVAVRVDTVQVKDINADNVVNGTFAPIQQLNLSAETSGQVQKVFVKEGDRVQVGQTLAIIKADKFNVGVNNAQAAYNTALADANRFESAYQTGGVTKQQLDQVKLQLENAKNNLANARINSSDAVIKATIPGIINSKNVEPGTFVNPGQGLFDIVNISELKLKVTVDEKNVAGLKVGDKIEITTSVFPTDAFWGKITFIAPKADASLNFPVEILVTDNPDQKLKAGMYANAHFGLDSKTPILVVPRNAFVGSVSSNQIFVAKNNKAVLTQVTSGRSFGDYIEVLSGLNAGEVVITSGQINLFNDSPIKIIN; from the coding sequence ATGAAAAAAATAATAATTACAGGAATCGTTATCGTTGCAGCGCTTGCTGGGATAATGTATGTATTAAATAATAATAAAGAAAAAAACGAAGCTGAAACAGCTGTTGTTGCCGAAACCAATGCAGCAGTTGCTGTTCGTGTTGATACGGTTCAGGTTAAAGATATTAATGCAGATAATGTTGTAAACGGTACGTTTGCTCCTATTCAGCAATTAAATTTATCTGCAGAAACTTCAGGACAAGTTCAAAAAGTTTTTGTTAAAGAAGGAGATCGTGTTCAAGTTGGACAAACCTTAGCTATTATTAAAGCAGATAAATTTAATGTAGGCGTAAACAACGCACAAGCAGCATATAACACCGCTTTAGCAGATGCTAATCGTTTTGAAAGTGCTTACCAAACCGGCGGCGTTACCAAACAACAATTAGATCAGGTTAAATTGCAATTAGAAAATGCTAAAAACAATTTAGCTAATGCCAGAATAAACTCGAGCGATGCAGTTATTAAAGCAACAATTCCGGGCATCATAAATTCTAAAAATGTAGAACCAGGAACTTTTGTAAACCCAGGTCAAGGTTTATTTGATATTGTTAATATTAGCGAATTAAAGCTAAAAGTTACTGTTGATGAAAAAAATGTAGCTGGTTTAAAAGTGGGAGATAAAATTGAAATTACTACATCGGTATTTCCAACAGATGCTTTTTGGGGTAAAATTACTTTTATTGCGCCAAAGGCAGATGCAAGCTTAAACTTTCCGGTAGAAATTTTAGTAACAGATAATCCGGACCAAAAGTTGAAAGCCGGAATGTACGCCAATGCGCATTTCGGATTAGATAGCAAAACGCCAATTTTGGTTGTACCACGTAATGCCTTTGTAGGTTCGGTAAGTTCTAACCAAATATTTGTGGCAAAAAACAACAAAGCAGTTTTAACTCAGGTAACATCTGGACGCAGCTTTGGTGATTATATTGAAGTTTTAAGCGGTTTAAATGCTGGTGAAGTTGTTATTACATCAGGACAAATAAACTTATTTAACGATTCTCCAATCAAAATTATTAACTAA
- a CDS encoding TetR/AcrR family transcriptional regulator, with protein MEEKILEKAMELFMREGFKIVTMDEIASSLGISKKTIYQYYSNKNKLVEKSAQCIADSIIEDIDIIYAEEKNPIEQLLLVRNKISRLFTDEKTAGVQQLKKYYPEIHSKLKGNQRCKIELCAQQNLQRGIEQGLFRPDIDIWFVLKLHQNAMSYLIEDDEIYKGSTSFNEYQDKYMDYHIRAIGTQKGINLLQELKQQFYEN; from the coding sequence ATGGAAGAGAAAATTTTAGAAAAGGCAATGGAACTTTTTATGCGAGAAGGTTTTAAAATTGTTACGATGGATGAAATTGCATCATCTTTAGGAATTTCTAAAAAAACAATCTATCAGTACTACTCAAACAAAAACAAATTGGTAGAAAAAAGTGCGCAATGCATTGCCGACAGCATTATTGAAGATATTGACATTATTTATGCCGAAGAAAAAAACCCAATTGAACAATTATTACTGGTTCGCAATAAAATTTCACGCTTATTTACAGATGAAAAAACAGCTGGCGTACAACAATTAAAAAAATATTACCCTGAAATACATAGTAAACTAAAAGGCAACCAACGCTGTAAAATAGAACTTTGTGCTCAGCAAAATTTACAACGCGGCATTGAGCAAGGTTTGTTTAGACCGGATATTGACATTTGGTTTGTATTAAAACTGCATCAAAATGCAATGAGTTATTTAATTGAAGATGATGAAATTTATAAAGGTTCAACCTCGTTTAACGAATATCAGGACAAATACATGGACTATCACATTAGAGCCATAGGAACTCAAAAAGGAATTAATTTATTACAAGAACTAAAACAACAATTTTATGAAAATTAA
- a CDS encoding LexA family protein, with the protein MLKADSKLTFFIPAEATSQSAFFFEGGIKAGFPSPAADFEGTKISLDELVIKNKTTTFYAKASGNSMINAGINDGDILVIDKSLEPRDNKIAVCFIDGEFTVKRIKTGADCLYLVPENPMYKTIKVTPDNEFVIWGLVTHVVKAL; encoded by the coding sequence ATGTTAAAAGCAGATTCAAAACTTACTTTTTTTATTCCGGCAGAAGCAACCTCGCAGTCGGCCTTTTTTTTTGAAGGCGGAATAAAAGCCGGATTTCCTTCGCCCGCTGCCGATTTTGAAGGCACAAAAATTAGTTTAGACGAGTTGGTTATTAAAAATAAAACAACTACGTTTTATGCTAAAGCTTCGGGTAATTCTATGATTAATGCTGGAATAAATGATGGAGATATTTTGGTAATTGATAAAAGCTTAGAACCGCGTGATAATAAAATTGCTGTTTGTTTTATTGATGGAGAATTTACTGTAAAACGTATTAAAACCGGAGCCGATTGTTTGTATTTAGTGCCCGAAAACCCCATGTACAAAACAATTAAAGTTACGCCCGATAATGAATTTGTTATTTGGGGCCTTGTTACCCATGTAGTAAAAGCTTTATAA